In Microbulbifer sp. GL-2, the following are encoded in one genomic region:
- the apbC gene encoding iron-sulfur cluster carrier protein ApbC, translating into MSDHHHDHEELSTDVQAELERLAECLGQLHDSASGLLLDELDADIEVGYEDGTVVVGISLGYPCASQEESWRKRVMEACEPLLKSGPLGGNSLQFELFSDIPATSSANAPESLQGVKNIVAVASGKGGVGKSTTAVNLALALAVEGARVGLLDADIYGPSLPTMLGTEGVRPHVKEQKFFVPVDAQGIETMSLGYLMTEETPAVWRGPMASGALNQILTQTLWCDAKEELDYLIVDMPPGTGDIQLTLAQKTTLAGAVIVTTPQDLALKDAIKGVEMFRKVSVPVLGIVENMALHTCSKCGHSEPIFGTGGGERIAEEYDTHLLGELPLAQKIRADVDTGCPSVIADPEGEIAGFYREIARKAAAQVWLNASSDEDLPEIEIS; encoded by the coding sequence GTGAGCGATCATCATCACGACCATGAAGAGCTATCAACGGATGTTCAGGCAGAGCTGGAGCGCCTGGCTGAGTGCCTTGGTCAGTTGCACGATTCGGCCAGTGGGTTGCTACTGGACGAACTGGATGCGGATATAGAAGTGGGTTACGAGGACGGCACGGTAGTTGTCGGCATTAGCCTCGGCTACCCCTGTGCGAGCCAGGAGGAATCTTGGCGTAAGCGGGTTATGGAAGCTTGTGAGCCACTGCTGAAAAGCGGCCCTCTGGGAGGTAACAGCCTGCAGTTTGAGTTGTTCAGCGATATCCCGGCCACATCGTCGGCTAATGCCCCTGAGTCATTACAGGGGGTGAAAAATATTGTTGCGGTGGCCTCGGGTAAAGGCGGTGTGGGCAAGTCTACTACAGCGGTTAACCTGGCCCTGGCCCTGGCAGTGGAAGGCGCTCGTGTAGGACTGCTCGATGCGGATATTTACGGCCCCAGCTTGCCCACCATGCTGGGCACTGAGGGTGTGCGTCCACACGTCAAGGAGCAGAAATTCTTTGTACCTGTGGATGCCCAGGGGATCGAGACTATGTCATTGGGCTACCTGATGACTGAAGAGACCCCGGCAGTGTGGCGCGGTCCGATGGCCAGTGGTGCCCTCAATCAAATTCTCACTCAAACCCTGTGGTGCGATGCCAAAGAGGAGCTGGATTACCTGATTGTGGACATGCCTCCCGGTACTGGTGATATCCAGCTGACATTAGCGCAAAAAACTACCCTAGCCGGTGCTGTCATTGTAACCACTCCCCAGGATCTGGCCCTGAAAGATGCTATCAAAGGAGTGGAAATGTTTCGTAAGGTCTCGGTGCCGGTGCTTGGTATTGTTGAAAATATGGCTTTACACACTTGCTCTAAATGCGGCCATAGTGAGCCGATTTTCGGTACAGGTGGCGGTGAGCGCATCGCGGAGGAATACGATACCCACCTGCTGGGTGAATTACCGCTGGCACAGAAAATCCGCGCCGATGTGGATACTGGTTGTCCCAGTGTTATCGCTGACCCCGAAGGGGAAATTGCCGGTTTTTACCGGGAGATCGCCCGCAAAGCGGCCGCCCAGGTCTGGCTCAATGCCAGTAGCGATGAAGACCTGCCGGAAATCGAAATTAGTTGA
- a CDS encoding tetratricopeptide repeat protein, which produces MHKSFFSLQILCCALLTLAILLPAISMTQNSQLESPNSHDITAQGAVAWVGKAETLARRGEFDAALPLYEKAISALTLYPAQQQALRYRYGIVLNALGAKSRPDLYPLARTQFQSVLNYLDSGAELPHSAARVRSAMAHTYHRQAASEPTVTQRAHLLNTAYLLYKSAIDGLSDQKEWHNLAITYFNIGQVCEWQGNLEEAIAWLELAVQLDLRHKLPDLKEDSDYLTTLRQQVEPIEQNPETHL; this is translated from the coding sequence ATGCACAAAAGTTTCTTCAGCTTACAGATTCTGTGTTGCGCTCTGCTCACCCTGGCGATATTGCTGCCCGCCATTTCCATGACACAAAATTCACAACTTGAGAGTCCCAACTCTCACGATATTACTGCCCAGGGCGCCGTTGCCTGGGTCGGTAAAGCCGAAACACTAGCACGCAGGGGGGAGTTTGACGCAGCCCTGCCTCTATATGAGAAAGCCATCTCTGCACTCACCTTATACCCAGCACAACAGCAGGCCCTGCGTTACCGCTATGGCATTGTCCTAAATGCTCTGGGCGCTAAATCCCGCCCCGACCTCTACCCCCTGGCGCGCACCCAATTTCAATCCGTGCTGAATTACCTGGACTCCGGTGCTGAACTGCCACACTCCGCCGCCAGGGTACGCTCGGCCATGGCGCACACCTACCACCGACAGGCAGCCAGTGAGCCAACGGTGACCCAACGTGCCCACCTGCTGAACACAGCTTACCTCCTTTATAAGAGTGCTATAGACGGCTTATCGGATCAGAAGGAGTGGCATAATCTGGCCATTACCTATTTCAATATCGGGCAAGTGTGCGAATGGCAGGGAAACCTGGAAGAGGCCATTGCATGGCTGGAATTGGCTGTGCAGCTTGACCTCCGACACAAACTGCCAGACCTGAAGGAGGACAGTGACTACCTGACCACATTGCGTCAACAGGTAGAACCCATAGAGCAAAACCCTGAAACCCACCTTTAG
- a CDS encoding 3D domain-containing protein has translation MKQTLRNTAFFLAALLAIGVSVNASAAIKKTMIVDATAYNSVPGQTDSDPWVAAWNNRLRPGDKIIAVSRDLEKHGLTNGAKVKIEGLPGTYTVRDRMNKRFTNRIDVWMEKDIRKARAWGKKKLKIVFEPVK, from the coding sequence ATGAAACAGACTCTGCGTAATACAGCTTTTTTCCTCGCCGCTCTTCTTGCAATTGGTGTAAGCGTCAACGCTTCCGCGGCAATTAAGAAAACCATGATCGTTGATGCAACTGCCTATAACTCTGTACCGGGCCAAACTGATAGCGACCCCTGGGTTGCCGCCTGGAATAACCGCCTGCGCCCAGGCGACAAGATCATCGCCGTATCCCGTGACCTGGAAAAGCACGGCCTGACCAACGGTGCCAAAGTAAAAATTGAAGGTCTGCCCGGTACTTACACTGTGCGTGACCGTATGAACAAGCGATTCACCAACCGTATTGACGTGTGGATGGAAAAAGATATTCGAAAAGCCCGAGCTTGGGGCAAGAAAAAACTGAAGATTGTTTTTGAACCGGTGAAGTAA
- a CDS encoding rhodanese-related sulfurtransferase produces MDQFVVCALYKFVTLKDFESLRAPLLNIMLEHSVRGTLLLAGEGINGTIAGSREGIDTVLAHLKSDTRLVELECKESYTGEMPFLRSKVKLKKEIVTMGIEGIDPLRVVGTYVKPKDWNALISDPEVVVVDTRNDYEFQVGTFKDSINPKTETFREFPQYVKENLDPAKHKKVAMFCTGGIRCEKSTAYMKEQGFEEVYHLHGGILKYLEEVPKEESLWEGECFVFDERVTVNHDLDRGQYDQCNACRMPITMEDQQSPLFEQGVSCSHCHDKVSEADRARFREREKQIQLAKKRGEEHMGQDARNQTSNKRRQKKEERQRQAEAQRAQAQKPAQAN; encoded by the coding sequence ATGGATCAATTCGTTGTATGTGCACTCTATAAGTTCGTCACCCTGAAGGACTTCGAGTCCCTGCGCGCCCCCTTACTGAACATTATGCTGGAACACAGCGTACGCGGCACCCTGCTGCTAGCCGGCGAAGGCATCAACGGCACTATTGCCGGCTCCAGAGAGGGCATAGATACGGTCCTCGCCCACCTGAAATCAGACACGCGCCTGGTCGAACTCGAATGCAAAGAGTCCTATACCGGCGAAATGCCTTTCCTGCGCAGTAAGGTCAAGCTGAAGAAGGAAATTGTCACCATGGGTATAGAGGGGATTGACCCTCTGCGCGTCGTCGGCACCTACGTCAAGCCCAAAGACTGGAATGCGCTGATCAGCGACCCGGAAGTCGTTGTAGTCGACACCCGCAATGACTATGAATTCCAGGTAGGGACCTTCAAGGATTCAATCAATCCTAAGACTGAAACCTTCCGCGAATTCCCCCAGTACGTTAAAGAAAACCTGGACCCGGCCAAGCATAAAAAAGTGGCCATGTTCTGCACCGGAGGGATTCGCTGCGAAAAATCCACTGCATATATGAAGGAGCAGGGCTTCGAGGAGGTCTACCACCTGCACGGGGGTATCCTGAAATACCTCGAAGAGGTACCCAAGGAAGAATCCCTATGGGAGGGCGAATGCTTTGTCTTTGACGAACGCGTCACCGTCAACCATGATCTCGATCGTGGCCAATACGACCAGTGCAATGCCTGCCGTATGCCGATTACCATGGAAGATCAACAGTCCCCCCTGTTTGAACAGGGGGTCAGCTGCTCACACTGCCACGATAAAGTCAGTGAAGCCGATCGCGCTCGCTTTCGTGAGCGTGAAAAACAGATCCAACTAGCCAAAAAGCGCGGTGAGGAGCATATGGGCCAGGATGCCCGCAATCAGACTTCCAACAAGCGCCGGCAGAAAAAAGAGGAGCGCCAGCGCCAGGCTGAAGCCCAGCGCGCCCAGGCCCAGAAGCCAGCTCAAGCCAACTAG
- the metG gene encoding methionine--tRNA ligase: MPDTRKILVTSALPYANGSLHLGHVLEYIQTDIWARFQRARGNDCLYICADDAHGTAIMLKAEQLGLTPEQHIANMQAEHERDFTDFLIGVDNYHSTHSEENRALSSMIYRRLSDNGHIASRTITQAFDPEKQLFLADRYIKGTCPRCSTPDQYGDNCEACGATYSPTELIDPVSAISGATPVERESEHFFFTLPAFTEFLRTWTRSGTLQDEVANKLAEWLEEGLQEWDISRDAPYFGFEIPDAPGKYFYVWLDAPIGYMASLKNYCDQNGSDWLEYWKKDSSAEVYHFIGKDIVNFHALFWPAMLDSADFRTPNKVCVHGFLTVNGKKMSKSRGTFINARNYLDHLNPEYLRYYFAAKLTAGVDDLDLNLDDFIAKVNSDLVGKVVNIASRTAKFVSKAGGKLATGLADEKLWRQFVEAAPRIADNYEQREYARAMRDIMGLADAANAWIADKAPWSLAKQEGSEAEVLAICSQGVNMFRALITWLAPVLPNTAQKAAEFLNSELNWNNAITPLAGHEIKKFKPLLQRVEKTQVDAVMDAAQESLAQLQAETKAASGPLSDDPIAEQIQFDDFAKVDLRIALIAKAEHVEGAGKLLRLTLDLGGETRQVFAGIKSAYAPEELEGKHTVMVANLAPRKMRFGVSEGMVLAAGPGGKDLWILEPHEGAKPGMRVM; this comes from the coding sequence ATGCCCGATACGCGCAAAATCCTAGTCACCAGCGCACTCCCTTACGCCAATGGCTCCCTGCACCTGGGCCACGTACTCGAATATATCCAGACTGATATCTGGGCGCGCTTTCAGCGCGCGCGCGGCAACGATTGCCTGTACATTTGCGCCGATGACGCGCACGGCACCGCAATCATGCTCAAGGCCGAGCAGTTGGGACTGACCCCGGAGCAACACATCGCCAATATGCAGGCGGAACACGAGCGGGACTTCACCGATTTCTTGATCGGCGTAGATAACTATCATTCCACTCACTCGGAGGAGAATCGAGCGCTGTCCTCCATGATCTATCGCCGCCTCAGCGACAACGGCCATATCGCCTCGCGCACCATCACCCAGGCTTTCGACCCAGAGAAGCAGCTGTTCCTGGCGGATCGTTATATCAAGGGTACCTGCCCGCGCTGCAGCACACCCGACCAATACGGCGACAACTGCGAAGCCTGTGGCGCCACTTACAGCCCCACAGAGCTGATCGACCCGGTTTCCGCGATTTCCGGCGCCACTCCAGTGGAAAGGGAGTCCGAGCACTTCTTCTTCACTCTGCCCGCCTTTACCGAATTCCTGCGCACTTGGACCCGCTCCGGTACCCTGCAAGATGAGGTCGCCAACAAGCTGGCTGAGTGGCTGGAAGAGGGCCTGCAGGAATGGGATATTTCCCGCGACGCCCCTTACTTCGGCTTTGAAATCCCCGATGCACCGGGCAAATACTTCTACGTTTGGCTGGATGCTCCTATTGGCTACATGGCCAGCCTGAAAAATTACTGTGACCAAAACGGCAGCGACTGGCTGGAGTACTGGAAAAAAGACAGCAGCGCCGAGGTGTATCACTTTATCGGCAAGGATATCGTCAACTTCCACGCCCTCTTCTGGCCGGCAATGCTGGACTCCGCAGATTTCCGCACTCCCAATAAGGTTTGCGTACACGGTTTCCTCACTGTGAACGGCAAGAAGATGTCCAAGTCCCGCGGCACTTTTATCAATGCCCGCAACTACCTGGACCACCTGAACCCCGAGTACCTGCGCTACTATTTTGCCGCCAAACTCACTGCCGGTGTGGATGATCTGGACCTCAACCTGGACGACTTTATCGCCAAGGTAAATTCCGACCTGGTGGGCAAAGTAGTCAATATCGCTTCGCGTACCGCCAAGTTTGTGAGCAAAGCTGGTGGCAAGCTGGCTACAGGCCTGGCCGATGAAAAACTGTGGAGACAGTTTGTTGAGGCAGCCCCGCGCATCGCCGACAACTACGAGCAGCGTGAATATGCCCGCGCCATGCGCGATATTATGGGCCTGGCTGACGCCGCCAATGCCTGGATTGCCGATAAGGCACCCTGGTCCCTGGCTAAACAGGAAGGCAGCGAGGCAGAAGTCCTGGCGATCTGCTCCCAGGGTGTAAATATGTTCCGCGCCCTGATCACCTGGCTCGCGCCGGTGCTGCCCAATACTGCGCAGAAAGCAGCGGAGTTCCTCAACAGTGAATTAAACTGGAACAACGCCATCACCCCGCTGGCAGGCCACGAGATCAAGAAGTTTAAGCCGCTCTTGCAGCGGGTGGAAAAAACCCAGGTGGATGCAGTGATGGATGCCGCTCAGGAGTCCCTCGCACAACTGCAGGCTGAAACAAAGGCAGCCAGCGGTCCCCTGTCAGATGACCCTATCGCCGAGCAAATCCAGTTTGACGATTTTGCCAAGGTGGACTTGCGCATTGCCCTGATCGCCAAGGCCGAGCACGTGGAGGGGGCTGGCAAACTGTTGCGCCTAACCCTGGACCTGGGGGGTGAAACCCGCCAGGTATTTGCAGGCATCAAGAGCGCCTACGCGCCTGAGGAGCTGGAGGGTAAGCACACCGTCATGGTCGCCAATCTGGCCCCTCGCAAAATGCGCTTTGGCGTGAGTGAAGGTATGGTGTTGGCCGCCGGACCCGGCGGCAAGGACCTGTGGATTCTCGAGCCCCACGAAGGTGCCAAACCGGGCATGCGAGTGATGTAA
- a CDS encoding D-2-hydroxyacid dehydrogenase produces MRGVFLDALTMKLEELDTSALHNSLDHWDFHDTTSSAQTAERIADAQVVITNKVVLNREILAQAQQLKLICVCATGTNNIDLEAALEFGIPVRNVQGYAGASVPQHTLALILALASRWHLYHQEVMAGQWSQSDVFCLLDHPVVELSGKTLGIIGYGELGRKVARLGEALEMRVLIAESSSGKKQGNRVPLAQLQAESDVISLHCPLTEQTKKLIDRNFLAAVKPGALIVNTARGGLVDEDALAESLRSGKLGGAALDVLSEEPPPASHPLLNKDIPNLIITPHNAWISRESRQRLLDGVVENIRSWKQETSHRSPKK; encoded by the coding sequence ATGCGCGGCGTATTTCTGGACGCATTGACAATGAAGTTGGAGGAGTTGGACACGTCGGCCCTGCACAACAGTCTAGACCACTGGGATTTCCACGATACCACTTCCTCTGCACAAACTGCCGAACGCATCGCCGACGCCCAGGTGGTTATCACTAATAAGGTAGTATTGAATCGCGAAATTTTAGCGCAGGCACAGCAGCTCAAACTGATTTGTGTGTGTGCCACAGGTACCAATAATATCGATCTCGAAGCCGCACTGGAATTCGGTATACCCGTGCGCAATGTCCAGGGTTACGCCGGCGCCTCGGTACCGCAGCACACACTGGCATTAATACTGGCTCTCGCCTCGCGCTGGCACCTTTATCATCAGGAAGTCATGGCCGGGCAATGGAGCCAATCAGACGTTTTCTGCCTGCTGGACCACCCGGTGGTGGAACTTTCCGGCAAGACCCTCGGTATTATCGGTTACGGGGAATTGGGCAGGAAAGTCGCTCGCTTGGGAGAGGCGCTGGAAATGCGGGTTTTGATCGCCGAGTCCAGCAGTGGAAAAAAGCAGGGGAACCGGGTACCACTGGCACAATTGCAAGCGGAGTCCGATGTGATTAGCCTGCACTGCCCACTTACAGAACAGACTAAAAAACTGATTGATCGCAATTTTCTCGCCGCAGTAAAGCCTGGTGCCCTGATAGTTAATACTGCTCGTGGAGGTCTGGTGGATGAAGACGCTCTCGCCGAATCCCTGCGTAGCGGTAAGCTGGGTGGCGCCGCACTGGACGTGCTCAGCGAAGAGCCGCCACCGGCAAGTCATCCACTCCTGAATAAAGATATTCCCAACCTGATTATCACGCCCCACAATGCCTGGATCAGTCGTGAAAGCCGTCAACGTTTACTGGACGGAGTGGTTGAAAATATTCGATCCTGGAAGCAGGAAACCAGTCACCGGTCGCCGAAAAAATAA
- a CDS encoding FAD-binding and (Fe-S)-binding domain-containing protein — protein MIPALREVDEVQALYLQFLQELTNAGFRGDTTPSYASRTVLATDNSIYQVLPQAVVYPRDNRDLQLLAALADQEEFHSVVLSPRGGGTGTNGQSLTDGLVVDISRHMNQILEINVKERWVHVQAGVVKDQLNAALKPHGLFFAPELSTSNRATIGGMINTDASGQGSCVYGKTRDHVLELHTVLMGGELWHSTPLEEVQLQEIRRGDSRSAEVHKICDEIAREKAELIEQKFPKLNRCLTGYDLAHIHECERFNLNSVLCGSEGTLGFIAEAKLNLLPIPKCVALINLKYDHFQEALRDAKDLMRAGPMSIETVDSKVLQLAMEDIVWHSVSEFFPPEDRPVKGINLVEYTADTEEELERALETFTAHIKERIGQPGKSFDYSIARGHAEVNRIWAMRKRAVGLLGNVQGERRPIPFVEDTAVPPENLADFIAEFRTLLDEANLDYGMFGHVDAGVLHVRPAIDMKDPLQAAQIRLITDQVVALTQKYKGLLWGEHGKGVRSEYAPEFFGDLYPELQRIKTAFDPRNQLNPGKIATPNDNASLLKIDAVNTRGEHDRQIPAQVWEGYEEGVHCNGNGACFNWNPDDAMCPSYKATRNRIHSPKGRASLMREWLRLLSKQNVDAVASARKFRERSFFVGLPKRLINTLAKTRGEYDFNHEVNEAMQGCLACKSCVGQCPIKVDVPEFRSKFLELYYSRYLRPLKDYAVGGLEFLMPHMAKLPQLYNWPLKLKPVSFLMERIFGMVDSPLLSQKTLQTSVRELGVPTASKACLETLGPSQRSRAVIIVQDAFTSYFDAEVVTDILRLLKQLDFVPILAPYRANGKPLHVHGFLRQFQRVAEGNSEMLNSLADSGIPLVGIDPSMTLTYRSEYKKLLGDQAPKVHLLQEWLAEQQDHLQKQSKRVRPGSFQLLPHCSEQTNATASLKDWQKIFSALGLELQTESLGCCGMAGTYGHEATHKETSQVIFQQSWAPKLSGGKGNQLATGYSCRCQANRFAGVNLRHPMQGLLAQLNN, from the coding sequence ATGATTCCAGCATTGCGCGAAGTCGACGAGGTTCAGGCGCTCTATTTGCAGTTTTTGCAGGAACTGACAAACGCGGGTTTCCGCGGCGACACCACTCCCAGTTACGCCAGCCGCACAGTTCTGGCAACCGACAACTCCATTTACCAGGTGTTGCCCCAGGCAGTGGTGTATCCCCGCGATAATCGTGATCTACAGCTATTGGCCGCTCTGGCGGACCAGGAGGAGTTTCACTCTGTAGTGCTCTCCCCCAGGGGCGGCGGCACCGGCACCAACGGCCAGTCCCTCACAGATGGGCTAGTAGTGGATATCTCCCGCCATATGAACCAGATCCTCGAGATCAATGTGAAGGAGCGCTGGGTGCACGTACAGGCGGGTGTAGTCAAGGACCAGCTGAATGCCGCACTCAAACCCCACGGCCTGTTTTTTGCACCGGAGCTTTCCACCAGTAACCGAGCCACCATCGGCGGCATGATCAATACCGATGCATCGGGCCAGGGCTCCTGCGTCTACGGCAAAACCCGCGACCATGTGCTCGAATTACATACAGTGCTGATGGGAGGGGAGCTGTGGCATTCCACTCCATTAGAAGAGGTACAACTGCAGGAAATACGCAGGGGAGACAGCCGCTCCGCCGAAGTGCACAAGATCTGTGACGAAATTGCCAGGGAAAAAGCCGAATTAATCGAACAGAAATTTCCCAAGCTCAATCGCTGCCTTACCGGCTACGATCTGGCCCATATCCACGAGTGCGAGCGTTTTAACCTCAACAGCGTTTTGTGCGGCTCCGAGGGTACGCTCGGCTTTATTGCTGAGGCCAAGCTCAATCTGCTGCCGATTCCCAAGTGTGTGGCGTTGATCAATTTGAAGTACGACCACTTTCAGGAAGCACTGCGCGATGCCAAGGATCTAATGCGCGCAGGCCCTATGTCCATCGAAACGGTTGACAGTAAGGTTTTGCAACTGGCCATGGAGGATATCGTCTGGCACAGCGTCAGCGAGTTTTTTCCTCCTGAGGATCGCCCAGTCAAAGGCATCAACCTAGTGGAGTACACTGCAGACACAGAGGAAGAGCTGGAGCGCGCGCTGGAAACATTTACTGCGCACATCAAAGAGAGAATCGGCCAACCAGGAAAAAGTTTTGATTATTCTATTGCCCGCGGCCATGCCGAGGTCAATCGTATCTGGGCCATGCGTAAACGGGCCGTGGGCCTGCTGGGAAATGTCCAGGGGGAAAGGCGCCCAATTCCATTTGTAGAGGATACTGCGGTTCCACCGGAAAACCTGGCGGACTTTATTGCTGAATTTCGCACTCTATTAGATGAAGCCAACCTCGACTATGGCATGTTCGGTCATGTGGATGCCGGTGTTTTACATGTGCGTCCAGCAATCGATATGAAAGATCCACTACAAGCTGCGCAAATTCGTCTGATCACGGACCAGGTAGTGGCCCTCACACAAAAATATAAAGGGTTGTTGTGGGGTGAACACGGCAAAGGTGTTCGCTCCGAATATGCCCCGGAATTTTTTGGGGATCTGTATCCCGAACTACAAAGAATCAAAACCGCTTTCGATCCGCGCAACCAACTAAACCCCGGCAAAATTGCCACACCAAACGATAACGCCAGTCTACTGAAAATTGACGCGGTGAATACTCGCGGCGAACACGACCGGCAAATTCCTGCGCAGGTGTGGGAGGGTTACGAGGAAGGGGTACATTGCAACGGCAATGGTGCCTGCTTTAACTGGAACCCCGACGATGCCATGTGCCCTTCCTACAAGGCCACGCGCAACCGGATTCATTCTCCCAAGGGGCGAGCTTCATTGATGCGCGAGTGGCTGCGCCTGTTGAGCAAACAAAATGTGGATGCGGTGGCCAGTGCACGCAAATTCCGCGAGCGCTCCTTTTTTGTCGGACTGCCAAAACGCCTCATAAACACCTTGGCTAAAACACGCGGCGAGTACGACTTTAACCACGAAGTGAACGAGGCCATGCAGGGCTGCCTGGCGTGTAAGTCCTGTGTGGGGCAATGCCCGATCAAGGTGGATGTACCGGAATTCCGCAGCAAATTTCTCGAACTCTACTACAGTCGCTACCTTCGTCCGCTGAAAGATTACGCAGTGGGAGGACTGGAATTCCTGATGCCGCACATGGCAAAACTGCCACAGCTTTACAATTGGCCCCTGAAACTGAAGCCGGTGTCTTTTCTGATGGAGCGTATTTTCGGCATGGTGGATAGCCCACTGCTCTCGCAGAAAACCCTGCAGACTAGTGTTCGCGAACTCGGCGTACCCACTGCCAGTAAAGCCTGCCTGGAAACCCTGGGGCCATCCCAGCGCAGCCGTGCGGTCATCATCGTGCAAGATGCCTTCACCAGCTATTTTGATGCAGAGGTAGTAACGGATATTCTGCGACTGCTCAAGCAGTTGGATTTTGTACCCATTCTTGCCCCCTATCGCGCCAACGGCAAACCCCTGCATGTGCATGGATTCCTGCGCCAATTCCAGCGGGTTGCCGAGGGCAATAGCGAGATGCTCAACAGCTTGGCAGACAGCGGCATACCGCTGGTAGGTATAGACCCCTCCATGACCCTGACCTACCGCTCCGAATACAAGAAACTCCTGGGTGATCAGGCGCCAAAAGTCCACCTATTACAGGAGTGGCTGGCGGAGCAACAGGACCACCTGCAAAAACAAAGCAAACGGGTACGCCCTGGCAGCTTTCAGCTATTACCCCACTGTAGTGAGCAAACCAACGCCACTGCCTCACTCAAAGACTGGCAAAAGATATTTTCCGCCCTCGGCCTGGAACTGCAAACCGAGAGCCTCGGCTGCTGCGGTATGGCTGGTACCTACGGCCATGAGGCTACACACAAAGAAACCTCCCAAGTGATCTTCCAGCAATCATGGGCCCCCAAACTGAGCGGCGGCAAGGGCAACCAGCTTGCCACCGGCTACTCTTGCCGTTGCCAGGCCAACCGCTTTGCAGGTGTTAACCTGCGCCACCCTATGCAGGGATTGCTGGCACAACTCAACAACTAG
- a CDS encoding EamA family transporter has translation MGISVTAATLVLVSAFLHAGWNLLGKSRTPSPAFFCIATLSVGLLLLPLGFWVLSQAQSLPRSFWLLLLSSGFFQMIYMGGLALAYQRANMGLVYPIARALPVLLVALATVLLGQRLPWLAWLGMLLVTIGCLLVPLVYFRQWHWRAYWRADCAWALVAALGTVGYSLADKGALIYLEVALDGAVPPMAMAYSYLGMQFLACGLWLLFGCLGGAGRAQLAQSLGDLKLGVVTGLMMGATYGLVLLAMSMTENVSYVVALRQLSIPLGVGLGIWLLKEPAYRPQLLGVGLVCAGLIAVSLR, from the coding sequence ATGGGAATATCGGTAACTGCGGCAACACTGGTTCTGGTATCGGCATTTCTTCACGCGGGATGGAATTTACTGGGAAAGTCCCGCACTCCCTCTCCTGCATTTTTCTGCATTGCCACACTAAGTGTGGGCTTATTGTTGCTTCCCCTCGGTTTTTGGGTGTTGTCCCAGGCACAGTCATTACCGCGCTCTTTCTGGCTGCTGCTGCTAAGCAGTGGTTTTTTCCAGATGATTTATATGGGGGGGCTTGCGTTGGCCTACCAGCGCGCCAATATGGGGTTGGTATATCCGATAGCGCGGGCACTGCCTGTGTTGTTAGTGGCCCTGGCAACGGTGCTGTTGGGACAGAGACTCCCGTGGCTCGCCTGGCTGGGTATGTTGCTGGTTACTATTGGCTGCTTACTGGTGCCACTAGTGTATTTTCGCCAGTGGCATTGGCGCGCATATTGGCGTGCAGATTGTGCCTGGGCCCTGGTGGCGGCACTGGGAACGGTCGGCTATTCGCTGGCGGATAAGGGGGCTCTCATTTACCTGGAAGTGGCGCTCGACGGTGCTGTGCCTCCCATGGCAATGGCTTACAGTTACCTGGGTATGCAATTCCTTGCCTGCGGCTTGTGGTTGCTTTTCGGTTGCCTGGGAGGAGCTGGGCGCGCGCAGTTGGCCCAGAGCCTGGGAGACCTGAAGTTGGGGGTTGTAACAGGCCTGATGATGGGGGCTACTTATGGCCTGGTATTGCTGGCCATGTCGATGACAGAGAACGTAAGCTATGTAGTGGCCCTGCGCCAGCTCAGTATTCCGCTGGGGGTAGGCCTGGGGATCTGGCTCTTAAAAGAACCAGCCTACAGGCCCCAGCTGCTGGGGGTGGGCCTAGTATGTGCCGGCTTGATTGCAGTGTCACTGCGTTAG